The following are encoded in a window of Halorarum salinum genomic DNA:
- a CDS encoding Lrp/AsnC family transcriptional regulator, whose protein sequence is MELDETDRAILRILQEDARTPFSEVARRIDMSSATVHDRVSRMEEAGVIRGYHAEIDPGAVGYGVSALVGLRVQQGHEDEALARLRDVEGVREVHLTTGEWDVMMRVYAGSTDDLRELMFGQIAGMEGFDRSQTMVILGTAYEETGVPI, encoded by the coding sequence ATGGAACTCGACGAGACGGACCGGGCCATCCTCCGCATCCTCCAGGAGGACGCGCGGACGCCGTTCAGCGAGGTGGCGCGCCGGATCGACATGTCGAGCGCGACCGTCCACGACCGGGTCTCGCGCATGGAGGAGGCGGGCGTCATCCGGGGGTACCACGCCGAGATCGACCCGGGTGCGGTGGGCTACGGCGTCTCGGCGCTCGTCGGCCTCCGCGTCCAGCAGGGGCACGAGGACGAGGCGCTCGCGCGGCTTCGCGACGTGGAGGGCGTCCGGGAGGTCCACCTGACGACGGGCGAGTGGGACGTGATGATGCGGGTGTACGCCGGGAGCACCGACGACCTCCGGGAGCTCATGTTCGGACAGATCGCCGGCATGGAGGGGTTCGACCGGTCCCAGACGATGGTCATCCTGGGGACCGCCTACGAGGAGACGGGCGTTCCGATCTAG
- a CDS encoding inositol monophosphatase family protein, whose protein sequence is MSEQPGRAAVAEQAARAGAAVAAKHFRIGIDVETKAEKTDVVTAADRAAQRRVIETVRESFPDDAFVGEEESARGSDGETAEVDVLKEVPPEGPVWVIDPIDGTNNYVRDIRVFATAVAAVVDGEPVAAANVLPAMDDAYVADGDATYRNGERVTVSDVDDPERGAVAPTIWWGRDRRDEYAAACSEIVRRFADLRRFGSAQATLPMVADGSLEGTVTNVACNPWDTVAGVHMIRNAGGTVTDLNGDRWTHDSRGLVASNGELHDEVLAAARGVDAVRD, encoded by the coding sequence ATGAGCGAGCAACCGGGCCGGGCCGCCGTGGCCGAGCAGGCGGCCCGCGCCGGCGCGGCCGTCGCCGCGAAGCACTTTCGCATCGGAATCGACGTGGAGACGAAGGCCGAGAAGACCGACGTGGTCACGGCGGCCGACCGCGCCGCCCAGCGGCGGGTCATCGAGACGGTCCGCGAGTCGTTCCCCGACGACGCGTTCGTGGGCGAGGAGGAGAGTGCCCGCGGGAGCGACGGTGAGACCGCCGAGGTGGACGTACTGAAGGAGGTTCCGCCGGAGGGGCCGGTCTGGGTGATCGACCCCATCGACGGGACGAACAACTACGTGCGGGACATCCGGGTGTTCGCGACCGCCGTCGCGGCCGTCGTCGACGGCGAACCGGTCGCCGCCGCGAACGTCCTGCCGGCGATGGACGACGCGTACGTCGCCGACGGGGACGCGACCTACCGGAACGGCGAGCGGGTGACCGTCAGCGACGTCGACGACCCGGAGCGGGGCGCCGTCGCGCCCACCATCTGGTGGGGGCGCGACCGGCGCGACGAGTACGCGGCCGCCTGCTCGGAGATCGTCCGGCGGTTCGCCGACCTCCGCCGGTTCGGCTCCGCCCAGGCGACGCTCCCCATGGTCGCCGACGGTTCGCTGGAGGGAACCGTCACCAACGTCGCCTGCAACCCCTGGGACACCGTCGCGGGGGTCCACATGATCCGGAACGCCGGCGGGACGGTCACGGATCTGAACGGCGATCGCTGGACCCACGACTCGCGCGGGCTGGTCGCCTCCAACGGCGAACTACACGACGAGGTGCTGGCGGCCGCCCGCGGCGTCGACGCCGTTCGGGACTGA